In the genome of Notamacropus eugenii isolate mMacEug1 chromosome 5, mMacEug1.pri_v2, whole genome shotgun sequence, one region contains:
- the GJB6 gene encoding gap junction beta-6 protein, which produces MDWSTLHTFIGGVNKHSTSIGKVWITVLFIFRVMILVVAAQEVWGDEQEDFVCNTLQPGCKNVCYDHFFPVSHIRLWALQLIFVSTPALLVAMHVTYNRHEKARQLRKGEKGIEYKDLEEIKKQKVRIEGSLWWTYTSSIFFRIIFEASFMYVFYFLYNGYNLPWVVKCNIDPCPNIVDCFISRPTEKSVFTIFMIAASVICMLLNVAELCYLLMKLCFRRSRRAQVQGNHPNHAIKESKQNEMNELISDSGQNAITGFPS; this is translated from the coding sequence ATGGATTGGAGTACGCTGCATACCTTCATCGGAGGCGTAAATAAACACTCCACCAGCATAGGGAAGGTCTGGATCACTGTCCTCTTCATTTTTCGAGTCATGATCCTGGTCGTAGCCGCTCAAGAAGTATGGGgagatgaacaagaagatttcgTCTGTAACACCCTGCAGCCAGGATGCAAAAATGTGTGTTACGACCACTTCTTCCCTGTTTCTCACATCCGACTCTGGGCACTGCAGCTGATTTTTGTCTCCACTCCAGCGCTGCTGGTAGCCATGCATGTTACCTACAACAGACATGAGAAGGCAAGACAgttgaggaaaggagagaaagggattgaATACAAAGacttagaagaaattaaaaaacagaagGTTCGAATAGAGGGGTCTTTGTGGTGGACTTACACTAGCAGCATTTTCTTTAGGATTATCTTCGAAGCCTCCTTtatgtatgtgttttattttctttacaatgGCTATAACCTGCCCTGGGTGGTGAAATGCAATATTGATCCTTGTCCCAATATTGTGGACTGCTTTATTTCAAGACCCACCGAAAAGTCTGTTTTTACCATTTTCATGATTGCTGCATCCGTGATTTGCATGCTGTTAAATGTGGCTGAATTATGTTACTTGCTGATGAAACTGTGTTTCAGAAGGTCCAGAAGAGCACAGGTTCAAGGAAATCACCCCAATCATGCcataaaagaaagcaaacaaaacGAAATGAATGAGTTGATTTCAGACAGTGGACAAAACGCAATCACAGGTTTTCCGagttaa